The genome window TCGCTCTCGAAAGCAGTTTCTTTCAGGGGTAAATGTAAATTAGAGGTTTTCTGAGGATGGATTTTTGATGTTTTATGCGACTCAAATTGACGCTTAGTATCAGAAGAAAGCCGTTTTTTCTGAAGAAAGCATGCTCACGAGCGGCAATGTTCTGTCACGGTTTACTAAAACTTGCCGCAAACCGAAGAGATTCCCCCTGATATATTGGAAATCAACAGAGACCCCGGAGGGGATGGCTCTAGGACGCTGCTTTCTGTGATGCGTCCGGCGCGGGCTCCTCCCTTCATTCTTTGAGACTTGATTTCATGGTTAGACGTTACTGCTCTTCAGTTCTTGCGCTTGCTGCCTGCCTTGCGGCAGGACCGGCCTTTGCGGCTGAGCTCACGGACGAACCGCTCGGTGCCGTCGCTGGCGTCCCTCAGGCGAAGGACTGCGGAACTGCGGAAGCGCCCTGCGTGCAGCTCTGGGGCAGCATGCGGGCGGAAGAACGCGCAAGGCTCTGGCCGTTCCTGGATGAATCTTCGAAGCTCTCCTACTGGCGCAGCATGACGCCCGAAGAGAGAAAGAGTCTGAGGATGTGCCTCTCCGAGCGCGACCGCGAGGCTTTGCGCCGCCGCTTCTCCTTTGACGCCCGCAATGGCCGGGAGCTCGTGCGTCCGAAGCTCTGCGGCGAGGAACGCCGCCTGATGCGCGAGCAGATCATGGAAGTGCACATGCAGTTCAGACGCGCGCACGGCGCTC of Sutterella faecalis contains these proteins:
- a CDS encoding type 2 periplasmic-binding domain-containing protein, coding for MVRRYCSSVLALAACLAAGPAFAAELTDEPLGAVAGVPQAKDCGTAEAPCVQLWGSMRAEERARLWPFLDESSKLSYWRSMTPEERKSLRMCLSERDREALRRRFSFDARNGRELVRPKLCGEERRLMREQIMEVHMQFRRAHGAHEGSAQPLPPPPPRAPHHLEH